The Biomphalaria glabrata chromosome 6, xgBioGlab47.1, whole genome shotgun sequence genomic interval ATTGTGCTGACTGCATACTTAGCTGTGAGTCTTTTAACCCTAATGCTACCAACCAATTTGAATCGTCCCCTCTACACATTGCTGTCAAATGTGGGCATACACATTTCTCACGCAGTCTTCTAAACAAAGGAGCAGATATTGACGCAGTAAATAATCAAGGTCTCAGCCCTCTCGGGGTTTCAGCTTGGCATGGAACATATCATTGCGCAGAGATATTGGTTGAACAGGGTGCCTCCTTGAGTGTTAGAGATAAATTAGGAAGAACCCCACTCATGATCGCATGCTCTTTCGTCAACATTGAGGTTGTCCAGATATTATTACAGCACGGGTGTGATGTCAATGCTCTCTGCCCAGACATGCGCACAGCTCTTATATATGCTTTACCAACACATTACAATAGACatgtcagtaaaaaaaaattaagcgcAATGTTAAGTATATGTGAACTGGTCATCAATGCAGGCTGTGATATTAATAAACAAGATAAAAACGGCTGGTCTGCACTTCATCATTCTGTGGACAGAGACTGTTTAGAATCACTCTGTTTTCTAGTGGAAAAAGACTGTCTTTTAGATGTGAAAGATAAATCTGGACACACTCCTTTTCATCTCTGTATCATGAAATCTGAGCCCAGATATAAAATGGCTGAAAAGTTAGTATACTATGGAAGCAAAGTGAACATTGACATGACTCTTAGCAATGGGGTTACTATAAATCCcttattttatttgtgtaagTATCATTTAGTTCCGACTGCTATAAACTTACCTCTCAATCATCTACTACAGTTACTGTGTGAGGCCCAGCTACCTCCACTCGTAACAAATGATAATAGCATGTGGTCAAGAACATTATCGATGTGGTCAACCCTCAGTAGAGATATCTTAATATGGTTGCAGAGTCCGTGTTCGCTTCAACATCAATCGAAAATTATCATTCGCAATTTGTTATCTGGATCGAACATACTTCCAAAAATCAGAAGTCTTCCTAtaggaaataatttaaaaatgtttttatcgcTAGGCCTAGGACACAATATCCTTTTTTTTCAGCTATGCAAATTACACACTTGTATAGTTGAATTTGATAATGAAACTGCAAAAAAATTACTTCTTAATGGTGTGTCAACTGATTTCCCCATAAATGAAAAGTTGCCGATAGAAAAAGCAATTGAAGtacaaaatatagaaatgatTGCTTCAATAATCCAGCTAACTCCAGCAATTCAGCTGACTCATCTAACCAATGATGGGGACAATGTTTATCATCTTCTATCCAAGTACAACGTTTCATCGGCCATTCATCTCTTGCCAACTAGTAATTTTATCAATTCACAAAACAAACTTGGATTTACAC includes:
- the LOC106052392 gene encoding serine/threonine-protein phosphatase 6 regulatory ankyrin repeat subunit C-like isoform X1, which translates into the protein MEDTHKDDFYRQVEEQHFAMSLLAQLHQAISTNDIHLVNLLIAQGADVNVKYGHDTAFIAAVQLNHVHCADCILSCESFNPNATNQFESSPLHIAVKCGHTHFSRSLLNKGADIDAVNNQGLSPLGVSAWHGTYHCAEILVEQGASLSVRDKLGRTPLMIACSFVNIEVVQILLQHGCDVNALCPDMRTALIYALPTHYNRHVSKKKLSAMLSICELVINAGCDINKQDKNGWSALHHSVDRDCLESLCFLVEKDCLLDVKDKSGHTPFHLCIMKSEPRYKMAEKLVYYGSKVNIDMTLSNGVTINPLFYLCKYHLVPTAINLPLNHLLQLLCEAQLPPLVTNDNSMWSRTLSMWSTLSRDILIWLQSPCSLQHQSKIIIRNLLSGSNILPKIRSLPIGNNLKMFLSLGLGHNILFFQLCKLHTCIVEFDNETAKKLLLNGVSTDFPINEKLPIEKAIEVQNIEMIASIIQLTPAIQLTHLTNDGDNVYHLLSKYNVSSAIHLLPTSNFINSQNKLGFTPLQTAVKYGHFETAEELIKHEASINSHPDSYPLIHLAAASGACSFVKLLLLRGIDVNSTDRFGNTPLHLAVSKGNEYLMLDIEIPALFNHEALAALDVCKRHVTGGQSTLTRSDADHAGIVQILLEHGGNPLLVNNYNRTPTDSAQLFHATEFVEQLKSCTCH
- the LOC106052392 gene encoding serine/threonine-protein phosphatase 6 regulatory ankyrin repeat subunit C-like isoform X2 — encoded protein: MSLLAQLHQAISTNDIHLVNLLIAQGADVNVKYGHDTAFIAAVQLNHVHCADCILSCESFNPNATNQFESSPLHIAVKCGHTHFSRSLLNKGADIDAVNNQGLSPLGVSAWHGTYHCAEILVEQGASLSVRDKLGRTPLMIACSFVNIEVVQILLQHGCDVNALCPDMRTALIYALPTHYNRHVSKKKLSAMLSICELVINAGCDINKQDKNGWSALHHSVDRDCLESLCFLVEKDCLLDVKDKSGHTPFHLCIMKSEPRYKMAEKLVYYGSKVNIDMTLSNGVTINPLFYLCKYHLVPTAINLPLNHLLQLLCEAQLPPLVTNDNSMWSRTLSMWSTLSRDILIWLQSPCSLQHQSKIIIRNLLSGSNILPKIRSLPIGNNLKMFLSLGLGHNILFFQLCKLHTCIVEFDNETAKKLLLNGVSTDFPINEKLPIEKAIEVQNIEMIASIIQLTPAIQLTHLTNDGDNVYHLLSKYNVSSAIHLLPTSNFINSQNKLGFTPLQTAVKYGHFETAEELIKHEASINSHPDSYPLIHLAAASGACSFVKLLLLRGIDVNSTDRFGNTPLHLAVSKGNEYLMLDIEIPALFNHEALAALDVCKRHVTGGQSTLTRSDADHAGIVQILLEHGGNPLLVNNYNRTPTDSAQLFHATEFVEQLKSCTCH